One uncultured Draconibacterium sp. genomic window, CATGTAAATGCTGTTCGGAATTCCGATTACAATGAGCAAAGGTGGAATCATACCCGTTAAAATGGTAATTTTGTACCCGAAAACAGCCAACATTCCCATCGACCAAATTACGCCGACAAGAACAATTATTACCGGAACAATTACCGCTTTAAAAGAACGGAAAAACAAAAACAGAACAACAATACAGATAAACAGTGCCAGTACACTAAAAAGGTACAATTCCCTTTTAATTTTTACCGAATTAACCACACGAATATAGGGCAAGCCCGAATAATGTAGTTTTACATTTTGTTCCTTTTCAAATTTATGACAAACGTCCTGAATGCCAGCCACCATCGATTCACGGGCTTTGCTTGCCATTTTGTCCTTGTTCACGGTAATGGCCAGCAAATAAGTATGTGTTTCATTGTTGTAAACAAGTCCGCGGTAAAAAGGCAGGCTTTTGAATTCGCTTACATAAGCATCCAACTCTTCCTGTGTTTCAATCGAACTCGGGAAAGCATCTTCAATTTCAAACTTCTTTTCTTCCTTGTTCTTTTTCAGATTGTAGGTGTTGGTTATCGACAAAAGATTCTCAACTCCCTCAACTTTTAAAAGATCTTTACTCAGATTTTTCCAGGCTTTAAAATGCTCAATATCAAAAAAGTTGGAATCCTGAATTCCCACAATAATCAGGTTGCCTTCCTGACCAAAGACTTTTACAAATTTCTGATAATCTTTATACGCTTCATCTTTTTTAGGCAGCAACGAAGCATACTCGTACGACATTTCCACATTTCGGGCCTTGTAGCCAAAAAAGATGGTAATTACTGCCAATAAAGAAAGTAATAGAATTTTATTTCGAAGGATTATCCGGGATACCTTAACCCACATATTTTCAAGTATATATAATTGAGTTTATGTACTTCCGAATTTTATTTCCAGACACAGAACTCAACAAAGATTTTAAATTTAGTTCAACAAATAACCAGATCTGTTTCGTTTATTAACAACCCGACGAAAGTATAACAAATTCTCGGATTTAGGAAAACCAGCTACGCTGCCCCATGCTTAAATTAAGACTTTTTAATTATATGCTAATCTTGAATACCGGAAACGGCAATTAAGTATCCGGCTGTCCGGAAAAAAAGGTACCTGTCGGAAATGGCAGGCGTTGACATGCAAACATCGTCTAACTTATTTTCTTCCAATAATATATATATTGAACCTGCCAAAACCGAATAAACAACTCCATTGTTATCGGCGATATATATTACGCCATCGGCAGCAACCGGCGATGAAGTATAACTGTTTCCACCCCCCACTTTCTCGGCATACATCTCCTCACCTGTTAAAGCATTGTAGCAGGTTAATCTGCCATTCCAGCGGGCACAATACAAATAGTTACCATACAACAACATGGTTCCCATGTACGATCCACCGCGTAACTTTGCCCATTTTACATACTCGTTAGAAGTTTCATCTTCGGCCAAAGTAATATCGCCCGTAGCATTTTTTTGAATGGCGTAAATGGGTGCAACTTTTCCATGGGCACTATTGAAATAAATATAATCGTTGCCAACAATTGGAGTTGGAATCGGAATATCGCCGCCACCCGACATCCTCCAAATTTCTTCACCGCTTTCAAAATCGTAAGCTCCCCGGTGTTTGTACCCATTTACCACCACTCTGGGTCTGTCTCCATCGTAATATATATTTGGCGTTCCCCATCCCGGATATTCATCCCGATTCTGTTTCCAGATTTCCTCTCCTGTTTTTATATTATATGCAGCTATAAAAGAATTTTCCTGTACATCGCATTGTATAATTACCACGTTTTCATGAATTAATGGCGAGCTGGAAAATTCCCATTCGGCATCGGCAACCAAAAAGAAAGTCGATTTTAACACACCAAAATCTTTTGACCACTGCAATTCACCTTCCATGTTGTAGCAATACAATCCTTCGGAACCAAAAAAGGCCACAACATACTCGCCGTTTGTTGCAGGCGTGCAATTGGCATGCGACGACATTGGATGTCTTTTTTGTTCCGGAACACCAGTGTGTGCAGTCCGCTCCCATCTAATTTCTCCGGTGCTTTTTTCAATACAATACAAATTCCAATTGTGAATGGATGAATCCTCAACCGGAATGATTGATCCGTAAATTCCGGTTTGAACCTCACCGGTATCTCCTTCACTCACTGCTGTTGTTACAAAAACACTATTGTCCCAAACAATCGGGCACGAATTTCCCATCCCCGGAATTTCAGTTTTCCATGCAATGTTTTTACCCGACTTTACATCCCAGGTTTCAGGAAGATGAACATTATCCAGTATTCCGCCGGCATAATTTCCCCGGTACATATTCCATTGTCGGTTCGGGTCGATATTTTGACCATTAACTGAACAAATCATAATTGAGATAAACAAAAGCAACAATAAACTTAATTTTGACATTATTCTGATTTTAATAACTACAAATTAGGAAAAATTATTGACTCATCCTCTTGACATATTTGTTTTACATGAACACATGAATCCAATGTAACCGTTTAATTTCAGTGGTGCTCCAAAATCCACCGGCAAACTACCGTTCCCATCTTTCGATTTTCCAAACCCTGCTTCAGATTGTTCGTATAAATTCAAAAAAACTTACTCACTAATCGACAACAAATATCATGAGAGCAATTTATACCTTTTTAATTGGTTTGTTTCTCAGTTTAACCACCATTTCTTTTTCACAAAATTTTAATCTGGAGTGGGAAAAAAATTCAAATACCGGAGGACTTGATTTTTATTCCGATGTAATTCAAGATTCAAATAATGGTTATACCGTGGTTGGAGCAAAAATGGTAAAATCTAGATCGCTTGACATTTGGATCTTACGATTTAATACCGACGGCGATACCATCTGGACAAAAACCTTAGGTACGGCGAATAAAGACATTCCAAAAAATATCATCCAGCTGACCGACAAAAATTACATTGTAACAGCTTCTGCACAAAATGAAAATCAGGAATTGCTTTTTCTGACAAAGTTAGATGAAAGCGGCACAACAGTGTGGCAGCAGTTTGTTGAAACAAGCGAATACCTTTCGGCAAACGACATTGTTCAGTTAAACGAAGAAAGTTTTGCCCTTATTGGAGCGAAGGGAACTAACCCGGAAAACACCAAACAATGGATGGCGGCTTTTAACCTAAGTGGGGAAATGATTTGGGAGAAAGTTTTTAACGACAATTTAAACGGCTGTTTAAAATCAATAAAAAAACTTCCCGATGAAGGTTTTGCAATGGCTGGAAATATAGGTGAGCCGGGAAAAAACGACTGCGACATTTGCGTGCTTCGTACCAACAACAAAGGCGATCTTTTATGGTCGTCACGGGTAAAATCGCCGGGCATAAAAATGTGGCCCGAATGTATTTGTTGCTCGCCCGATAGTTGTTTTATGGTGGTTGGCTGGCAGGGAAACTGTTTGAATGATATTAATTCGGCAGATCCGGTTTTTGATTACGATATGGTTTTAAACAAGATTGATTGTAAAGGGAAAATTCTGTGGACCAAAAAATTCGACCGCGAAGGTTCCGAAGGAGGAAACGCACTAACAATTCGCCCAAATGGAAACTTTATTGTTGCAGGAATTAAGGCAACATCGTTTTTGGGGAAAATTGGTCCCTGGCTACTTTATGTAGATGCAAACGGAAACGAGCTGGGAGAGAAACTTCTACCCTTCAATTTCAACAACGACCAGATTACCAAAGTAATAAACTGTTCCGATGGTGGGTTCCTTGTTATTGGCCCCGGAATTCAGGATGCAACAAACACACGAAGTAACGGATGGATAATGAAGTTTGCCGAATTATAAATATACACTGTTTCAATTAAAAGAATTATAGCCATGAAAATCGAAGAATTTATCCATTTTGCCAAAAACAACCCAACTTGCTTTTTAGCCACAAGCGAGAAAGACCAGCCACACGTGCGTACCATTCTATTATTTTTTGCCGATAAAACCGGATTCTACTTTGGTACTTTGTCGCCAAAAGATATGAGTAAACAATTGCACAAAAATCCGAAAGTTGAGCTTTGTTTTTACAACAACGCAAAAGATTTTGCTCAAGCCAAACAAATGCGCTTAACCGGCACTGCCGAGTTTGTAAACGATCCCGAATTGATTCATAAATTGCATGAGGAACGACTTTTTCTTGACGATATAACAGGAGAAAATCTGGAGGCACAAAGTGAGGTTTTTAAAGTGTCATCGGGCGACATTCACTTTTGGTCCATTTCCGATGTGATGAATGAAAAAGCTCTTGAACATTTGGCTTTTTAATTCAGAAAAGACAGAATTAATCCAAGTGCCTTTCCATCTCAAATTCCAAACCACCATTAATATAAGTTACTCTGCATTTAGAGCGACTTACGCTTCAACCATTTTATCGTTTGTAAGTAATTCTGACCCATCTTTTCAGTAAAACAAGGCTCACCCGTAAAATCAGGTGGATTTGAATTTTATATATCAAAAGTACATGTGCACACTAAAAGTCAAATTGACTTTTAGTCGATTTTAAAATTGCTGCCGCAGGCCTTCATCCTGATTCAATTGGGACGAAGCAGAAAAATCCAGGCTGCTTTTGATCCTTGCCTTCCGCTATCATAAAGACCAAAAGAGGCCGATCCTCTGATCTGGGGATGGCAAACCAAAGACCTTATTCGAAGCTTCGGCCTCGTTCGGTGAGCCGGAAAACAAGTGGTGTCGGCGTTAAAAAATTACTGCTGTTTGAGGAGGTACGACGAGTTTCAGGAATTTTAGCCGGCATCGCGTAGCTTTTCCGAGTGAAGCGGGCGCAGCCTTGGGTTTTCTGTCTACTCTTTGGGCCAAACCAAAGAGTAGAATCGGCCTGATAAGGCAAAGGCGCATTATAATATCTATTGATGCAGGATTATACAAACTTCGAAAAATTACTCCACCTGAAGTTTCATGTGATCCTAAAACAAGTACCAGTTATTCAATTGTTCGTTTCTATTTTTTTTTACACTGAACATCAATTTTCCTAAAAGGAGTGCTATTTTTAGTGGTTTAAATAATCTGTTTCAACTAAAATGAAAACAAATAAACCAGCTATAAACATTCGAAAAATTACTTCGGACGAAATTTCCATATTGGTTGACTACCGCCTTATTTATTTAACCGAGCTGCAGGGAGAAATGAGTGAAGACTATTCCAGCCAACTTAAAAAAGACCTGTTCCGCTATTTTGAAAGATCGATTTCGCAGGGACAGTTTTTGGCCGTATTGGCAGAAGAAGAAGGCAAAGTTGTAAGTTTTGGAGGAATGGTAATTAAAGAAATTCCGGGCGATATTCATAAATCGTTGTATCTGGAAGGTGACATTTTAAATATGTACACCATTCCCGAAGCACGCCGAAAAGGAATTTCATCCTTAATTCTGGAACGTTTATTAAGCGAAGCCAAAAACATGGGAATTACAAAAGTAGCCTTGCACACCTCTCACGACGGTGAAAAACTTTACCGGAAATTTCATTTCGCTGAACCTGTTTATCCCTATCTTGAGCGCTCAATTGAAGCATAAAACCAACTTTAATGAAAAACCAACTAAGAACAAAAAATCCATGGACCTGGATTCCTACCGTATATTTTGCCGAAGGAATGCCTTACATTGTTGTAATGACGCTTTCGGTAATCATGTACAAGCGACTGGAAATATCGAATACCGAAATCGCTTTTTATACCAGCTGGCTGTACTTGCCGTGGGTAATAAAACCCTTCTGGAGCCCGATAGTTGAATTGCTTAAAAGCAAACGCTGGTGGATTGTTACCATGCAACTTTTTATCGGTGCGGGTTTGGCCGGTGTAGCGCTAACTTTACCAACCTCCTTCTTTTTTAAAGGTTCGCTTGCGTTTTTCTGGTTGCTGGCATTTAGTTCGGCTACGCATGATATTGCTGTTGATGGATTTTATATGATGGGTTTAAGCGAAAGTCAACAGGCCTTTTTTGTGGGAATACGAAATACTTTTTACCGCATTGCCATGGTTACCGGTCAGGGCATATTAGTTATTCTTGCAGGTTATCTCGAAACTTCAAAATTACTGGGCGATCCGGCTGACGGCCACAATATTCCACTGGCCTGGGCATTTACTTTTGTTGTTCTGGCCATTGCATTTGTGCTTTTTGCCATTTACCATAAATTTTTTCTCCCTCATCCAAGCGAAGACGTTCAAACCGAAACAGCTAGTATTAAAGACATCTTTCAAGGTTTTAAAGAAACAATTAAAGCCTATTTTGTAAAAAAGGAAATCTGGACAATTCTTGGCTTTTTACTTTTATTCCGATTGGGAGAATCACAACTTGTAAAAATGGCTTCTCCCTTTTTGCTTGACACCTCCACTACCGGAGGATTAGGATTATCAACTGCACAGGTTGGACTAGCCTACGGAACCATTGGAATTATCGCACTTACCTTTGGAGGTATTTCCGGCGGTTGGCTGGCATCAAAATTTGGACTAAAAAAATTGTTGTGGATCTTTGTTTTATCCATGAATTTGCCCAATCTGGTTTATGTTTACCTGGCTTATTTCCAGCCTCAGCAATACTGGATCGTGGTTTCGTCGATTGCGGTTGAACAACTGGGCTACGGATTTGGATTTACTGCCTACACCTTATACATGTTGTATGTTTCGGCCGGAAAATACAAAACGGCTCACTTTGCCTTTAGCACCGGAATTATGGCGCTGGGCATGATGTTGCCCGGAATGGCATCGGGCTGGCTTCAGGAAATACTCGGCTACCAGCACTTTTTTGTTTGGGTAATGCTGTGTACAATTCCCGGTTTTGTTATGGCCAAACTTATAAAACTCGACAAAAACTTTGGAATGAAAAAAGAATAGGAAGGATCGGAAGCAGTGCAAGTCAATACGTCTTTCCATCCTCATCGATCATCGGAACAAAACGAACAGGCAAAACATTTCGTTGCCTGATTTTTCCATTCTTTTTCTGCAAAAGTACCAAATGCTGAACACGGTTTTCATGTACAGGAATGATCAATCGTCCTCCTTCAGCAAGTTGCTCCTGAAGTGGTACAGGTATATGTGAAGGAGAACAAGTTACGATGATTGCATCAAACGGAGCTTTCTCTTGCCACCCTTCGTAACCATCGCCAATTTTACAATGAATAGTAGCGTAATCCAGTTTTTTGAAAGCCTTCTGTGCTTTTAAAGTCAGTGTCTCAAAAATCTCGATGGTATAAACAGAATCACAAAGTTGTGCAAGAATAGCAGCCTGGTAACCCGAGCCGGTCCCAACTTCCAACACTCGGTCCGTTTGTTGCAAATCGAGTGCTTCGGTCATAAATGCCACAACATACGGCTGAGAAATGGTTTGTCCCTCTTCAATCGGAAGTGGTCGGTCGGTATAAGCATAGTCCAGGTATTCCGGCAGAACAAATTCGTGGCGGGGCACTTCACGAAACGCCGCCAACACTTTCTTGTCGTGTATCCCCCTGGCTTCGAGCTGATTTGCCACCATTAACAAACGCTCATCTGACCTGTTTCTATTCTGCGAAGAAACGGCCTGTGCCATAAAAATGAAGATCACGTAAAATATGCCCAGTTTAAAAATGAGTTTCATTTAATCCAAATGTTTATCAAATTCAACGACATTCAACTGTTAAATGTTACTCTGCAAATCCGTGACCGACAACAGCCCGCTCCTTCTTAATTCATACTATTTATTCTGAAATATTATCTGGTAAAATTTCTCCTCCGGGTACTACATTGGTCTTACCACGTTTCTTCGGACGGTTCTCCATCCAGTAATAAATAATTGGCAGTACCAGCAGTGTTAAAAATGTAGAGGTTATTAATCCACCAATTACAACAGTTGCCAATGGTCGCTGCACTTCCGAACCCGGCCCGGTATTAAACGCCATTGGTATAAAACCCAAACTGGCTACCAGGGCAGTCATCAGTACCGGCCGAAGCCGGTCGGCCGAACCATCCAAAATCAATTTTTTGAGATCCCCTTTCTTTTCTTTTCGCAGCTCGTTAACGTGGTCGATTAATACAATACCGTTTAACACCGCAACCCCAAACAAAGCCACAAAACCAATACTTGCCGAAATGGATAAATACATGCCGCGCATCCACAATAAGAATACGCCACCCGAGAGGGCAAATGGCAGGTTCAGCAAAATTAGAATGGCATAACGCATCTGGCCAAAATTGAGGTACAACAAACCAATTATTATAAAAATAGAAAGTGGAACTACCAATAACAAGTGGCGCATGGCACGCTGCTGGTTTTCAAAAGTTCCGCCATAATCAATAAAATAACCAGCCGGTATTTCGGCTTTCAGTTTTATGTCTTTTTGCAAATTGGCTACGTATGTTCCCAGGTCGATGTCTTTAATGTTGATTCCCACAATTAATCTTCGCCAGCCGTTCTCGCGCTGAATTTCGCGGGGTCCTTCCTGCAATTCGATTTTGGCCACCCTTTTTAGGGGAACAAACTCACCATTTGGCAAATGCACCGGAACATCCTGTATCTTATGCAACTGGTTCCGAATATCTTCGGGATACCGTACCACAATTCCAAAACGCCGCTGACCTTCGTACAACTGACTAACTTCCTGGCCACCAATTCCCGCTTCAATAATCTTTTGCACATCATCAACGTTCAATCCAAACGAAGCCACAGCTTCGCGGTCGATTTCAATGGTAACATAAGGTTGTCCAACGGTTTGTTCCACATAAAAGTTATCGGTTCCCTGCATATCGGGCAACATGGCCGAAATCCGTTCACCAATTGCACTTAACACATCTAAATCTTCACCATAAATTTTTACCGCCAAATCCGATTTCACACCACTGGTCAACTCGTCAACCCGCATGGCAATGGGTTGTGTAAAGTTATAAGCCAGTCCGGGCTCCGTTTTCAAATAGGGTTCAATTTGTGCAATTATGTCTTCTTTTGAAACTCCTTTTCGCCATTCTTCAGTGGGTTTTAAAACCACCCACACATCGGTTTGGTGCACACCCATCCAGTCGTTCGCCAAATCGGAACGCCCTGTTTTTGGCACCACTGTCTTAATTTCCGGAATGTTGGCAACCAGTTTTCCACCCAGCCAGTTGGCATTTTCTATCGACTCGTCGAGTGTTACCGATGGCATGCGTACCTGTTCAATTAAAATCGAACCTTCATCCAATTCCGGAAGAAACTCGGTTCCCAAACGTGTCATTAAAAAAACGGATACGGCAAAAATTACCCCGGCAACCGAAACAACAAACCATTTACGCTCCATGTACATTCCAAGGTTTTTGGTGTAAATGGGTTTCAACCAGTTTATTAAATGGTTTTTACGCACTTTCACGCCTTTTCTGAAAACAATAGCTGAAATTGCCGGAACAAAAATCAAAGCCAGCAACAAGGAACCTAACACCGCCGCTGCAACTGTTATGGCCATTGGCCGGAATAAAATTCCTTCCATGCCGCTGAAAGTCATGATAGGAACATAAACCATTAAAATAATCAATACACCAAAGAATATCGGCCGGGCCACCTGCTGGGCAGCCTTTCGTATCACTTCGTCCTTGTTTTCACTTTTGTCTTTTTGCAAGCCGTGAATGATGTTTTCGACCATTACAACCGAACCATCCACGATCATTCCAAAGTCGATGGCACCCAAACTCATCAGGTTGGCAGCCAGTCCAAACTCACGCATGCCGATAAATGCAAATAACATGGAAAACGGAATAACCATAGCAACAATTAATGCACCGGTGATTTCGCCCAATAAAAACAGCAGAACTGCAATAACCAAAAATCCACCTTCCATAAGGTTGGTTGAAAGTGTTGCTGTGGTTCTGTTTATTAAATCCGATTGGTCGTAAAATTTTTCGATGGTAACTCCTTCGGGCAAATTGCTGTTTATGCTTTCAATTTTCTCTTCGATGGCACCAATTACTTTCCGGCCGTTTCCTCCGCGCAACATCATTACAATTCCGGTAACAATTTCACCTTTCCCATCCTGAGTTACACCGCCCTGCCTGATTTGTGTGCCAATTTCTACACTGGCCACATCGCGCACAAAAACCGGTTTGTTATCAACGTTGGTAATAATGATGTTTTTTATATCGTCTATTTTATTGATCTGACCAAAGCCACGAATGATAAATTGCTCGCCATTGTGTTCCAGAAAATTTCCACCAGAAACACTGTTGTTTATGGCAATGGCATCCAGCACTTCCGAAATTCCTATTCCGAACAAACGCAACCTGCCGGGCTGCACCATTACATTATACTGTTTTACAAATCCTCCAAACGAATTAATTTCAGTTACTCCTTTTACAACTTTCAGCTGTGGAGCAATCAGCCAGTCCTGTATTTCACGTAATTCGGTTAATGAATAATTTTCGCCCCGTACCACATATTGGTAAATTTCGCCAAGCGCTGTTGTAATGGGCCCCAATTGTGGGCTTGACACATCGGAAGGAAGTTCGTCGGATATGGATTGCAGCCGCTGGCTCACCATTTGCCGGGCAAAAAAGATGTCGGTTTTCTCTTCGAACTCAACGGTAACTGCCGACAATCCAAATTGCGAAATCGATCGGACTTCGGCTACATCGGGCAAACCGTTCATCGCAGTTTCAATGGGATAACTTACCAGTTTTTCAACATCGAATGGCGAATAACGCCCCGCTTTGGTGATTACCAAAACCTGCACCGGCGTAACATCGGGCAATGAATTTATTGGCAACTGAATCAAGGAAAAATAACCGGCAACTCCCATTAGTACCACCAATGAAAGTGCGACAAATTTCTGTCGGACACTAAATGTTATTATATTTTGAAGCATAGCTGTGAGTTTAGGTTATTCTTCTGCAATGATATCAAAACGCGAAAGTGCTTTTAAACTAAAAACCTTTGTTTTTGCAATTTCCTCGCCACTGGAAAGGCCACCATTTAAAAAAACAAATTCATCACGTATTTCGGCTACATCAATTTTGCGTTTTTCAAAAATGCCGTTTTGCTTTTTCACAAAAACAACCGCCTGATTTCCATCGTAAGTTATGGCTTGTACCGGTATGGCAATAACTTCTTTTTGCGAAGAGGTTTTAATCTCCAGACGAACATTTTCACCCGGTTTTGGCCAGCCGTTTGAAGTGGATAAAATGATATTTGTAATTACCGACCGACTATCTTCATCGAGGCCGGGATTAATCGATGTTACCACGGCTTTTGCCACAGCTTCATTGTTTTCGCGTTTCGAAATAATAACCGAATCGCCACTCACTATTAAACGTGCATCGTCGGGTGCCAGATAACCACGCACCAGAACCACTTTTGTGTCGAGCACACGCGAAAGATTTTCCAGCGCATTTACCGACTGGCCTAATTCCACAAAACTTCGCTCGATTACACCGTCGATGGGCGAGTGAATTTTTAAAACCGGATCGATCTTTTCCGACTCGGTAAACGATTTTATTTCCGCGTCGCTAACACCAATGGCTTTTAATTTTGAGTAGGTTGCACGCGACGATGCCGATGCACGTTCGTATTCGGCCGTGGCTCTTTCCAGCTCACTTCTGGAACTTATGGTTTCTTCAACCAGTTGTTTGACACGCTTTAAACGATTGGTTTGAAACTGCTCTTCGGCAAATGCCTGTAAATATTCCGATACCAGATTTCCAAATTCAAGACTTTGAATCCGGTACAATTCCTCTCCTTTTTGTACACGGCCGCCCTCTTGTTTTAGTATTTTACTGATTTGCCCGTTAATTGGAGTACTTATAATGCTTGCATGTTCCGGCGCATAAAAAACCACTCCGGGAGCAGTAACCGAATAATCAATAATATTACTATTTACCTCAACGGTTTCAATATTCAATTCTCCCTGTTCCTTTTCTGAAAGACGCACTAAAAATACTGCATCGTCGGCAGATTGTAGTGATGGAGGAAGTTCCTTTTGCTCGGCAGGAGCAGTTTCGGTACCCGCTTTTTTATTGCCACAAGAATACAACATGATTGTTGTGCTCACTACTACTATTAATAATACTATACGATTCATATTGTTAATTTTTATGTTTTTGAAGATTAGTAAACCAGGTCTTTCTCGAGAAATACTTCGAGTGCCACCAGTTGAAGATAATAATCGCGAAGTGCCGTTAAATAGCGTTCCTCGCTGCTTAAAAACGTTTGCTGGGCGTTTAATAATTTCAGCAAATCCAGTTCGCCCAACTGATAGGCGCGTAACGACAATTCCTGCAATTTCGACGCCTTGTCTTTCATATTTAAATTGTAACGATTGATTATACTCCGGCTCACCGAATAATTGTGCCAGGCATATTCAATTTGTTTTTTCATTTTTAGCTTAATTTCCTCCTGCTTCCATTGAATTTCCTGTTGTTTTTCGCGGGCCATGTTTATTTTACCCTTCTGCTCAAACGGATACCAGATCGGTATTTTCAATCCCACTTCGAAACCGTTAAAATCGTAACCCGTTCCAAAATTTTGTTTGTAGTAGTTAAAGCGAATATCAGGAAGAATATTACTTTTTGCCTCTTTCAGAAAATACTCCGAAGCAGTAAATTCGTGTTCCGAAGCCACATAATCAGGTTGTTGTTCCTGAACGGCAAGGGCAAATATTTGCGATATTTCAATGTTTTCGGCGGCCAAAGTATCCGAAAACTGAATGGAATATTTCTGATCTTCCACCGGTAATCCCATGGCGAAAAACAAACCATAACGCGCTTTGTGCAAAACCCATTCGCTTTGGTCAAGGTCATTTTTTGATTCATCCAGTTTGAGTTCGGCATTTACCAAATCGATGCCGTTTCCCTCTCCGGTTTCAAACCGGGTGTAAACGGCATTGTATAAATCCTGCGCCAGTTTTAACTGATGTTGCCTCGATTTTTGCAAAAACAAAGCATACATTACTTCAACATACTGACCCTTAACTTCCGCCTTTATTTCCTTTTCTCTCGACAAAATTCGGTATTCCAGCGCTTTCACTTCTTCTTTTAATCCTTTTAAACGATACGAAGTAGTGAGCGGAAAATCAATCTCCTGCGAAATGGTAAAACGTTTTTCATCAAAAACATCGCCCGGTCCCGAACCAATTCCCTCTTTAAAGTAACTGATTTCGGGAGCCGATATACCGGTTTCTGTCCTCCAAACATCTTGTTTTTGTTTTAATTGTGCCCACAGTTGTTGCAATTCGGCATTTCTGTTGTAAGCCGATTCTACTGCTTGTTGTATCGTTAGCAAGCTGTCTTGCGAATAAACGAGTGTTGATCCCAGTATTAACAGGAAAATGAGGATGGTTTTTTTATACATGGCTCAGGAAATTTTATTCTTTTAAAGTTATTGACTTTTTTCCATACATAATATTTATATCGAGAAAATGTTCACGAATTTTGATTGTATCGCACGCAATTTTTAATTTGTCTTTTACCATAAAATAGTCCTAAATTGTAAATAGGTTTGACACGAATAGGAAAGGAAACTTGCGCTCTTACAGGCAAATA contains:
- a CDS encoding protein-L-isoaspartate(D-aspartate) O-methyltransferase, which encodes MKLIFKLGIFYVIFIFMAQAVSSQNRNRSDERLLMVANQLEARGIHDKKVLAAFREVPRHEFVLPEYLDYAYTDRPLPIEEGQTISQPYVVAFMTEALDLQQTDRVLEVGTGSGYQAAILAQLCDSVYTIEIFETLTLKAQKAFKKLDYATIHCKIGDGYEGWQEKAPFDAIIVTCSPSHIPVPLQEQLAEGGRLIIPVHENRVQHLVLLQKKNGKIRQRNVLPVRFVPMIDEDGKTY
- a CDS encoding PQQ-binding-like beta-propeller repeat protein encodes the protein MSKLSLLLLLFISIMICSVNGQNIDPNRQWNMYRGNYAGGILDNVHLPETWDVKSGKNIAWKTEIPGMGNSCPIVWDNSVFVTTAVSEGDTGEVQTGIYGSIIPVEDSSIHNWNLYCIEKSTGEIRWERTAHTGVPEQKRHPMSSHANCTPATNGEYVVAFFGSEGLYCYNMEGELQWSKDFGVLKSTFFLVADAEWEFSSSPLIHENVVIIQCDVQENSFIAAYNIKTGEEIWKQNRDEYPGWGTPNIYYDGDRPRVVVNGYKHRGAYDFESGEEIWRMSGGGDIPIPTPIVGNDYIYFNSAHGKVAPIYAIQKNATGDITLAEDETSNEYVKWAKLRGGSYMGTMLLYGNYLYCARWNGRLTCYNALTGEEMYAEKVGGGNSYTSSPVAADGVIYIADNNGVVYSVLAGSIYILLEENKLDDVCMSTPAISDRYLFFRTAGYLIAVSGIQD
- a CDS encoding MFS transporter, producing the protein MKNQLRTKNPWTWIPTVYFAEGMPYIVVMTLSVIMYKRLEISNTEIAFYTSWLYLPWVIKPFWSPIVELLKSKRWWIVTMQLFIGAGLAGVALTLPTSFFFKGSLAFFWLLAFSSATHDIAVDGFYMMGLSESQQAFFVGIRNTFYRIAMVTGQGILVILAGYLETSKLLGDPADGHNIPLAWAFTFVVLAIAFVLFAIYHKFFLPHPSEDVQTETASIKDIFQGFKETIKAYFVKKEIWTILGFLLLFRLGESQLVKMASPFLLDTSTTGGLGLSTAQVGLAYGTIGIIALTFGGISGGWLASKFGLKKLLWIFVLSMNLPNLVYVYLAYFQPQQYWIVVSSIAVEQLGYGFGFTAYTLYMLYVSAGKYKTAHFAFSTGIMALGMMLPGMASGWLQEILGYQHFFVWVMLCTIPGFVMAKLIKLDKNFGMKKE
- a CDS encoding pyridoxamine 5'-phosphate oxidase family protein; translated protein: MKIEEFIHFAKNNPTCFLATSEKDQPHVRTILLFFADKTGFYFGTLSPKDMSKQLHKNPKVELCFYNNAKDFAQAKQMRLTGTAEFVNDPELIHKLHEERLFLDDITGENLEAQSEVFKVSSGDIHFWSISDVMNEKALEHLAF
- a CDS encoding GNAT family N-acetyltransferase — encoded protein: MKTNKPAINIRKITSDEISILVDYRLIYLTELQGEMSEDYSSQLKKDLFRYFERSISQGQFLAVLAEEEGKVVSFGGMVIKEIPGDIHKSLYLEGDILNMYTIPEARRKGISSLILERLLSEAKNMGITKVALHTSHDGEKLYRKFHFAEPVYPYLERSIEA